A stretch of the Vitis vinifera cultivar Pinot Noir 40024 chromosome 16, ASM3070453v1 genome encodes the following:
- the LOC100251031 gene encoding septin and tuftelin-interacting protein 1 homolog 1 yields the protein MDEYQEMESFGMDNDFEDGQWINGEFYYRKRRDKRHQTKDDVLYGVFADSDSDDSSSAKKRRKDLSNKTDFTKPVNFVSTGVVMPTQEIERNSREQVNEDDGGSGGDRPGLGLGSTNFGSGIGFTSNSGSFSKNVGNNEVDEHDNDDDGFLPTAFGRKIKEGAQRREREREKSKLVKKSQGGRREAELGDVGRFEKFTKGIGMKLMEKMGYTGGGLGKNEQGIVAPIEAKLRPKNMGMGFNDYKETKLPALQEPEEKKSLPGTTQAVNKSKGKLWTKQASGKKKDRYITAEELLVKKQEQGIEVVQKVFDMRGPQVRVLTNLEDLNAEEKARENDIPMPELQHNVKLIVNLAELDIQKLDRDLRNERETVVSLQMEKEKLQKEAAHQKTQLDNTEQIVSVLDIISEENSVGKLTLDSLAKYFGDLRRRFAEDYKLCNLSCIACSFALPLLIRVFQGWDPLQNPLHGLEVMSSWKNLLQGGDDIFDLSDVGSPYTQLVMEVVLPAVRISGINTWQARDPEPMLRFLESWEKLLPSSVLQTMLDNIVLPKLSSAVDVWDPRRETVPIHVWVHPWLPLLGQKLESLYWKICDKLGNALQAWHPSDGSAYTILSPWKTVFDSTSWERLMVRSIIPKLMNVLQEFQVNPASQNLDQFHWVMSWASVIPIHRMVELLELHFFPKWQQVLYHWLCSGPNFEEVTQWYLGWKGLLPQELLANEQIRYQLNIGLDMMNQAVEGMEVVQPGLRENISYLRVLEQRQFEAQQKAAADARQQAAASLGGTTQMDGIGGVLEMSLKEVIEAHAQQHELLFKPKPGRMYNGHQIYGFGNISIIVDSLNQKVFAQHEERWSLVTLEQLLEMHKNSILK from the coding sequence ATGGATGAGTATCAAGAGATGGAGAGCTTTGGCATGGACAACGACTTCGAAGACGGTCAATGGATCAACGGCGAATTCTACTACCGTAAGCGCAGGGACAAGCGCCACCAGACCAAAGACGACGTCCTCTATGGTGTATTCGCCGACTCCGATTCCGACGACTCTTCCTCTGCCAAGAAGCGCCGTAAGGACCTCTCCAACAAGACCGATTTCACCAAGCCCGTCAATTTCGTCTCCACCGGCGTCGTCATGCCCACCCAAGAAATCGAACGTAATTCCAGGGAGCAAGTCAACGAAGACGACGGCGGCAGCGGCGGCGACAGGCCCGGTTTGGGCCTCGGTTCTACCAATTTCGGTTCAGGTATAGGCTTTACTTCCAATTCCGGTTCGTTTTCGAAAAATGTTGGCAATAACGAAGTAGATGAACATGATAACGATGATGATGGTTTCCTTCCCACTGCGTTCGGAAGGAAGATTAAGGAGGGTGCCCAGCGgcgggagagagagagggagaagtCGAAATTAGTTAAGAAATCTCAAGGAGGGAGAAGAGAGGCTGAATTGGGGGATGTCGGACGATTTGAGAAGTTTACGAAAGGGATTGGGATGAAATTGATGGAGAAAATGGGTTACACAGGAGGTGGTCTGGGGAAAAATGAGCAAGGGATTGTTGCTCCGATTGAGGCTAAGTTACGACCCAAGAATATGGGGATGGGTTTTAACGATTACAAGGAGACGAAATTGCCTGCATTGCAAGAACCTGAGGAGAAGAAATCGTTGCCTGGGACCACGCAGGCTGTGAATAAGAGTAAAGGGAAGCTCTGGACGAAGCAAGCCAGCGGGAAGAAAAAGGACAGATACATTACAGCTGAGGAGTTGCTTGTGAAGAAGCAAGAGCAGGGTATTGAAGTTGTTCAGAAGGTGTTTGACATGAGGGGGCCCCAGGTTCGCGTTTTGACGAATCTGGAGGATTTGAATGCTGAGGAGAAAGCCAGGGAAAATGATATACCAATGCCTGAACTTCAGCATAATGTGAAGTTGATTGTGAACTTAGCTGAGCTTGATATACAGAAGTTGGACAGGGATTTGAGGAATGAGAGAGAGACAGTGGTGAGCTTGCAGATGGAGAAGGAGAAGTTACAAAAAGAGGCAGCTCATCAGAAGACACAGTTGGATAATACAGAACAAATAGTTAGTGTATTGGACATAATAAGTGAGGAGAATTCAGTAGGAAAATTGACATTGGATTCACTTGCAAAGTATTTTGGTGATTTACGAAGGAGATTTGCCGAAGATTACAAACTTTGTAATCTGTCATGCATTGCTTGCTCATTTGCTCTCCCTTTACTTATTAGAGTGTTCCAGGGATGGGATCCCCTTCAAAATCCATTGCATGGCTTGGAAGTGATGTCCTCATGGAAAAATCTATTGCAAGGAGGGGACGATATTTTTGATCTCTCTGATGTGGGATCACCTTATACACAGTTGGTTATGGAAGTTGTTTTACCTGCTGTAAGAATATCTGGAATCAACACTTGGCAAGCCAGGGACCCTGAACCGATGCTTCGCTTTTTGGAGTCATGGGAAAAATTGCTTCCTTCCTCAGTCCTTCAAACCATGCTTGACAACATTGTTTTGCCTAAATTATCTTCTGCTGTAGATGTGTGGGACCCACGTAGGGAAACCGTTCCAATCCATGTTTGGGTGCATCCATGGCTACCACTGTTGGGTCAGAAGTTGGAGAGTTTATATTGGAAGATATGTGATAAATTGGGCAATGCTCTTCAAGCATGGCATCCTAGTGATGGGTCTGCTTACACTATCCTGTCACCTTGGAAGACAGTTTTTGACTCTACAAGTTGGGAGAGACTTATGGTTCGATCAATAATTCCGAAATTGATGAATGTCCTGCAAGAATTTCAAGTAAACCCAGCAAGTCAGAACCTCGATCAGTTCCATTGGGTCATGTCTTGGGCTTCTGTAATTCCAATTCATCGCATGGTTGAATTGTTGGAACTTCATTTCTTCCCAAAGTGGCAGCAGGTTTTGTACCATTGGTTGTGTTCAGGCCCAAACTTTGAAGAGGTTACACAATGGTATTTGGGTTGGAAGGGACTCTTGCCCCAAGAACTTCTTGCCAATGAACAGATCCGCTATCAGCTTAATATTGGTCTTGACATGATGAACCAGGCTGTTGAAGGTATGGAGGTGGTCCAACCTGGTTTGCGAGAGAACATTAGCTATCTTCGGGTGCTTGAACAACGGCAGTTTGAGGCTCAGCAGAAAGCAGCTGCAGATGCTCGACAGCAAGCTGCCGCGAGTCTGGGTGGCACAACCCAGATGGATGGCATTGGAGGTGTGCTTGAGATGAGTTTGAAAGAAGTTATTGAGGCACATGCACAACAGCATGAATTGCTGTTTAAGCCTAAACCTGGCAGAATGTATAATGGTCACCAGATATATGGCTTTGGTAACATAAGCATAATAGTGGACTCTCTAAATCAAAAGGTATTTGCCCAACATGAAGAAAGATGGTCCTTGGTAACCCTGGAGCAGTTGCTGGAGATGCACAAGAATTCTATTTTGAAGTGA